In Longimicrobium sp., a genomic segment contains:
- a CDS encoding protein-methionine-sulfoxide reductase heme-binding subunit MsrQ: MLRRVLKPAVWTGGLLPMVLLVTAGVTGTLEADPVKDITHRTGKAVLVLLLCTLAVSPVRRISGWNGVIAARRPLGLFAFFYAVLHFFIYLGDQAFAPAYIVADVVKHPYVTAGFTAFCLLVPLALTSTKASIRRLGPRWVKLHRLVYAAAVLGVIHFLWSVKKDVREPLVYAAVLAVLLAIRIPAWLEQRRKTKSPRRAPAGVRSGATAA; this comes from the coding sequence GTGCTCCGCAGGGTGCTGAAGCCCGCCGTCTGGACCGGCGGGCTTCTGCCGATGGTCCTCCTCGTCACGGCGGGCGTGACGGGGACGCTGGAGGCGGACCCGGTGAAGGACATCACCCACCGCACGGGAAAGGCGGTGCTGGTCCTCCTCCTGTGCACGCTGGCGGTTTCGCCGGTGCGGCGCATCAGCGGGTGGAACGGCGTGATCGCCGCGCGGCGGCCGCTGGGGCTGTTCGCCTTCTTCTACGCCGTGCTGCACTTCTTCATCTACCTGGGCGACCAGGCGTTCGCGCCGGCGTACATCGTGGCCGACGTGGTGAAGCATCCGTACGTGACCGCCGGCTTCACCGCGTTCTGCCTCCTCGTCCCCCTCGCCCTCACGTCCACGAAGGCGAGCATCCGGCGGCTGGGGCCGCGCTGGGTGAAGCTGCACCGGCTGGTCTACGCCGCGGCGGTGCTGGGGGTGATCCACTTCCTGTGGTCGGTGAAGAAGGACGTGCGCGAGCCGCTGGTCTACGCCGCGGTGCTGGCCGTCCTCCTCGCCATCCGCATCCCCGCCTGGCTGGAGCAGCGGCGGAAGACGAAATCGCCGCGGCGCGCGCCCGCCGGCGTCCGCTCCGGCGCCACCGCGGCCTGA
- the msrP gene encoding protein-methionine-sulfoxide reductase catalytic subunit MsrP: protein MLIRRPDDIPSSEITPERDYLDRRRFLGTAAAAALSAAGASTLLGACTVAEGAQDDEPNSWEQITSYNNFYEYGTGKEDPAANAPGKLRVRPWTVLVDGLCARPGRYALDDLVRASQTVHRTYRFRCVEAWSMVIPWDGIPLRDVVTRAQPQPSAKFVEFTTLLDPEQMPGQRRSVLDWPYVEGLRMDEAMHPLTLLATGIYGRPLPAQNGAPLRLVVPWKYGFKSIKSIVRIRFTAQQPQTAWNRAAANEYGFYANVNPAVDHPRWSQARERRIGDGWFKRRATLPFNGYAGQVAGLYRGMDLRRYF from the coding sequence ATGCTGATCCGCAGGCCCGACGACATCCCGTCGTCCGAGATCACGCCGGAGCGCGACTACCTGGACCGGCGCCGCTTCCTGGGCACCGCCGCGGCCGCCGCGCTCTCCGCCGCCGGCGCGTCCACGCTGCTGGGGGCGTGCACGGTGGCCGAGGGCGCGCAGGACGACGAGCCCAACAGCTGGGAGCAGATCACCAGCTACAACAACTTCTACGAGTACGGCACGGGGAAGGAGGACCCGGCCGCCAACGCCCCGGGCAAGCTCCGCGTCCGCCCGTGGACGGTGCTGGTGGACGGGCTGTGCGCGCGCCCCGGCCGCTACGCGCTGGACGACCTGGTCCGCGCGAGCCAGACCGTGCACCGCACCTACCGCTTCCGCTGCGTGGAGGCGTGGTCGATGGTGATCCCGTGGGATGGCATCCCGCTGCGCGACGTCGTCACCCGCGCGCAGCCGCAGCCCTCCGCGAAGTTCGTGGAGTTCACCACGCTGCTGGACCCCGAGCAGATGCCCGGACAGCGCCGCAGCGTGCTCGACTGGCCGTACGTGGAGGGGCTGCGGATGGACGAGGCGATGCATCCCCTGACACTTCTCGCGACGGGGATCTACGGCCGCCCGCTCCCCGCGCAGAACGGCGCGCCGCTGCGGCTGGTGGTGCCGTGGAAATACGGATTCAAGTCCATCAAATCCATCGTGCGCATCCGCTTCACCGCGCAGCAGCCGCAGACGGCGTGGAACCGGGCCGCGGCCAACGAATACGGCTTCTACGCCAACGTGAACCCCGCCGTCGACCACCCGCGCTGGAGCCAGGCCCGCGAGCGCCGCATCGGCGACGGCTGGTTCAAGCGCCGCGCGACGCTCCCGTTCAACGGCTACGCCGGGCAGGTGGCCGGGCTGTACCGGGGGATGGACCTGCGGAGGTACTTCTGA